A window of the Brachybacterium sacelli genome harbors these coding sequences:
- a CDS encoding EamA family transporter: MTPILFVLGSCSSLQIGAALATQLFGELGAFGTTTLRLAIAAVILLVIVRPRVRSFTRQQWIAMILFGVVVGGMNGNFYAAIDRIPLGTAVAFEFLGPLTVAAVLSTRRSDLLWVALALAGVSLFGVESLTGAASLDLVGVMFALIAAVFWGLYVLTSARVGRLVPGQDGLAIAMAVGALTVLPLGTEGALVGLMDWRLLALATATAIMASVLPYTLELAALRRLPRHAFGILLSLEPVLALITGVLIIGQDATALRVLAAVLVVGASVGVTLTARSGAPDEPQPIDEEPGWDMPIPTHATVTGEMPVVLPDEDLAGDPHLAGDAGGETSRD, translated from the coding sequence ATGACCCCCATCCTCTTCGTCCTGGGCTCCTGCAGCTCGCTCCAGATCGGTGCCGCGCTCGCGACCCAGCTGTTCGGCGAGCTCGGCGCCTTCGGCACGACCACGCTGCGCCTGGCCATCGCTGCGGTCATCCTGCTGGTGATCGTGCGCCCTAGGGTCCGCAGCTTCACCCGGCAGCAGTGGATCGCCATGATCCTCTTCGGCGTCGTGGTCGGCGGCATGAACGGGAACTTCTATGCCGCGATCGACCGGATCCCGCTCGGCACCGCCGTCGCCTTCGAGTTCCTCGGGCCGCTGACCGTCGCGGCGGTCCTGTCCACCCGCCGCAGCGATCTGCTGTGGGTGGCGCTCGCCCTGGCCGGGGTGAGCCTGTTCGGCGTCGAGTCCCTCACCGGGGCCGCGTCCCTCGACCTCGTCGGGGTGATGTTCGCCCTCATCGCCGCGGTCTTCTGGGGGCTGTACGTGCTCACCAGTGCCCGGGTGGGTCGCCTGGTGCCCGGACAGGACGGCCTCGCGATCGCCATGGCCGTCGGCGCCCTGACCGTGCTGCCCCTGGGCACCGAGGGCGCTCTCGTCGGCCTCATGGACTGGCGCCTGCTGGCGCTCGCGACAGCCACCGCGATCATGGCCTCCGTCCTCCCGTACACCCTCGAGCTGGCGGCACTGCGGCGCCTGCCCCGCCACGCCTTCGGCATCCTGCTGAGCCTCGAACCAGTCCTGGCGCTGATCACCGGTGTGCTGATCATCGGACAGGACGCCACGGCGCTGCGCGTGCTGGCCGCGGTCCTGGTGGTCGGGGCGAGCGTCGGGGTGACGCTGACCGCTCGCAGCGGCGCCCCCGACGAGCCGCAGCCGATCGACGAGGAGCCGGGCTGGGACATGCCCATCCCCACCCACGCGACCGTGACCGGGGAGATGCCGGTGGTGCTCCCCGACGAGGATCTCGCTGGGGACCCGCACCTCGCCGGGGACGCGGGCGGCGAGACCTCGCGCGACTGA
- the era gene encoding GTPase Era: MTDPLTPAGGDDLRPAHRAGFVALVGRPNVGKSTLTNALVGEKVAITSSKPQTTRRAIRGIVTGEDSQIILVDTPGVHRPRTLLGERLNDLVRETLSEVDVVGFCLPADQKIGPGDRFIAQDLAEMRSGRRGPRVVAVVTKTDLVGRDRLAEHLMAVDQLLDVDEIVPISAVTGEQIELLVEVIARQLPESPQLYPDDQLTEESRDDRISELIREAALEGVREELPHSIAVVVEEVVETDPDGDPFAEVAEGEGRLVVRATLFVERDSQKGIIIGRAGARLKEVGSRARAEINQLIGRTVHLDLRVKVAKEWQRDPKQLGRLGF; encoded by the coding sequence ATGACTGATCCCCTCACCCCCGCCGGCGGGGACGACCTCCGCCCCGCGCACCGCGCCGGTTTCGTCGCCCTGGTGGGCCGCCCCAACGTCGGCAAGTCCACGCTGACCAACGCCCTGGTGGGGGAGAAGGTCGCGATCACCTCCAGCAAGCCGCAGACCACTCGCCGCGCCATCCGCGGCATCGTCACCGGCGAGGACTCCCAGATCATCCTGGTCGACACCCCCGGCGTCCACCGCCCCCGCACCCTGCTGGGCGAGCGGTTGAACGATCTGGTGCGCGAGACCCTCAGCGAGGTCGACGTGGTCGGTTTCTGCCTGCCCGCCGACCAGAAGATCGGCCCGGGCGACCGCTTCATCGCCCAGGATCTCGCGGAGATGCGCAGCGGCCGGCGCGGCCCCCGGGTGGTCGCCGTCGTCACCAAGACGGACCTCGTCGGGCGCGACCGCCTTGCCGAGCACCTGATGGCCGTCGACCAGCTGCTGGACGTCGACGAGATCGTCCCGATCTCGGCCGTGACCGGGGAGCAGATCGAGCTGCTCGTCGAGGTCATCGCCCGGCAGCTGCCCGAGAGCCCGCAGCTGTACCCGGACGACCAGCTCACCGAGGAGTCCCGGGACGACCGGATCTCCGAGCTGATCCGCGAGGCCGCCCTGGAGGGGGTGCGCGAGGAGCTGCCGCACTCGATCGCCGTGGTCGTCGAGGAGGTCGTCGAGACCGACCCCGACGGCGACCCCTTCGCCGAGGTGGCTGAGGGTGAGGGCCGCCTGGTGGTGCGCGCGACGCTGTTCGTCGAGCGCGACAGCCAGAAGGGGATCATCATCGGCAGGGCCGGGGCCCGGCTGAAGGAGGTCGGCTCCCGCGCACGGGCCGAGATCAACCAGCTGATCGGCCGCACGGTGCATCTGGACCTGCGGGTCAAGGTCGCCAAGGAGTGGCAGCGCGATCCCAAGCAGCTGGGCCGCCTCGGGTTCTGA
- the leuA gene encoding 2-isopropylmalate synthase — MPTHKYLPFHEQIRVELPDRTWPTRRISRAPRWCAVDLRDGNQALIDPMNSERKLRMFELLVAMGYKEIEVGFPAASTTDFDFVRTLIEEDRIPEDVSIQVLTQSREHLIERTYQSLEGAKRAVVHLYNSTSVVQRDVVFRADEDTVLDIAVQGALLCKKYEETIPDTQITYQYSPESYTGTELEYALRVCNAVIEVIKPTPEDRMIVNLPATVEMATPNVYADSIEWMHRHLDRREAIVLSLHPHNDRGTGVAAAELGYLAGADRIEGCLFGNGERTGNVDLVTLGLNLFTQGIDPQIDFSDLDEVRRTVEHCNQMPVPERSPYGGDLVFTAFSGSHQDAIKKGLERMQGDAETRGVDVDDLVWRVPYLPVDPKDLGRSYEAVIRVNSQSGKGGMAYLLRTEHGLDLPRRLQIEFSGIVQQRTDSDGGEVSPDSLWEAFTDEYLPATEESKRWGRFAITSIHQESTGEGADRITVVLVVGGEEHEVTGIGNGPLDGFVKALAERKIDVRILDYAEHALTEGDDSLAASYIECEIGDRIFWGVGVDGSITRASLEAIISALNREQRAQQR; from the coding sequence ATGCCCACCCACAAGTACCTGCCCTTCCACGAGCAGATCCGGGTGGAGCTCCCGGACCGCACCTGGCCCACCCGCCGCATCTCTCGCGCCCCGCGCTGGTGCGCCGTCGACCTGCGCGACGGCAACCAGGCCCTCATCGACCCCATGAACTCCGAGCGCAAGCTGCGCATGTTCGAGCTGCTGGTGGCGATGGGCTACAAGGAGATCGAGGTCGGCTTCCCCGCCGCCTCGACGACGGACTTCGACTTCGTGCGCACCCTCATCGAGGAGGACCGTATCCCCGAGGACGTCTCGATCCAGGTCCTCACCCAGTCCCGCGAGCACCTGATCGAACGCACCTACCAGTCGCTGGAAGGGGCGAAGCGCGCCGTCGTGCACCTGTACAACTCCACCTCCGTGGTCCAGCGCGACGTCGTCTTCCGGGCCGACGAGGACACCGTTCTCGACATCGCCGTCCAGGGCGCGCTGCTGTGCAAGAAGTACGAGGAGACGATCCCGGACACCCAGATCACGTACCAGTACTCGCCGGAGTCCTACACGGGCACCGAGCTGGAGTACGCGCTGCGGGTGTGCAACGCGGTCATCGAGGTCATCAAGCCCACGCCCGAGGACCGCATGATCGTGAACCTCCCGGCCACGGTCGAGATGGCCACCCCCAACGTGTACGCGGACTCGATCGAGTGGATGCACCGCCACCTGGATCGTCGTGAGGCGATCGTGCTCTCGCTGCACCCGCACAACGACCGCGGCACCGGCGTGGCCGCCGCGGAACTGGGCTACCTCGCCGGCGCCGACCGCATCGAGGGATGCCTCTTCGGCAACGGCGAGCGCACCGGCAACGTCGACCTGGTGACCTTGGGCCTGAACCTGTTCACCCAGGGCATCGACCCGCAGATCGACTTCAGCGATCTCGACGAGGTGCGCCGCACCGTCGAGCACTGCAACCAGATGCCGGTGCCCGAGCGCAGCCCCTACGGGGGCGACCTCGTGTTCACCGCCTTCTCCGGCTCCCACCAGGACGCCATCAAGAAGGGCCTGGAGCGGATGCAGGGCGATGCGGAGACCCGCGGCGTCGACGTCGATGACCTCGTGTGGCGGGTGCCGTACCTGCCCGTGGACCCGAAGGACCTCGGCCGCTCCTACGAGGCGGTGATCCGGGTGAACTCGCAGTCCGGCAAGGGCGGCATGGCCTACCTGCTGCGCACGGAGCACGGCCTGGATCTGCCGCGCCGCCTGCAGATCGAGTTCTCCGGCATCGTCCAGCAGAGGACGGATTCCGACGGTGGCGAAGTGAGCCCGGACTCGCTCTGGGAGGCCTTCACCGACGAGTACCTGCCGGCCACCGAGGAGTCCAAGCGGTGGGGCCGCTTCGCGATCACCTCGATCCATCAGGAGTCCACCGGCGAGGGCGCGGACCGCATCACGGTCGTGCTGGTGGTCGGCGGCGAGGAGCACGAGGTCACGGGCATCGGCAACGGCCCGCTCGACGGCTTCGTCAAGGCCCTGGCCGAGCGCAAGATCGACGTGCGGATCCTCGACTACGCCGAGCACGCCCTCACCGAGGGCGACGACTCCCTGGCCGCCTCGTACATCGAGTGCGAGATCGGCGACCGGATCTTCTGGGGCGTGGGCGTGGACGGCTCCATCACCCGTGCGTCCCTCGAGGCGATCATCTCCGCCCTGAACCGGGAGCAGCGCGCGCAGCAGCGCTGA
- a CDS encoding LysR family transcriptional regulator, with amino-acid sequence MLNLHRLFLLHELHRLETMSAVAQTHSMSPSAVSQQLSHLERETKVTLFEQAGRRVVLTDAGARLARRAEEMLGLLESAEGELKDAQGDVGGVLRVASFQTPLIALAPAAISVLEQRHPQLRIELAQREVEGAYEGLLAHRFEVILGEDYPGGQRVVRRGTDREGLLRDPMLLVLPDHGPWSRARTIADLADAPWALDPEGARTGIWERTYLRTAGVEPWVRFDTPDPLLQVHLVRSGHAVAFVPGIIASEHLGGTRPVRLPGDPHRSLYTAARAGAASHPSLLAFRAALLEAGGMVTELQGLERLAA; translated from the coding sequence ATGTTGAATCTGCATCGCCTGTTCCTGCTGCACGAACTGCACAGGCTGGAGACGATGTCGGCCGTCGCGCAGACCCATTCGATGTCGCCCTCGGCCGTGTCCCAACAGCTCTCACACCTGGAGCGGGAGACCAAGGTCACGCTGTTCGAGCAGGCCGGGCGCCGGGTCGTGCTCACCGATGCCGGGGCGCGGCTGGCCCGCCGGGCGGAGGAGATGCTGGGCCTGCTGGAATCCGCGGAGGGCGAGCTGAAGGACGCCCAGGGCGACGTCGGGGGCGTGTTGCGCGTCGCCTCCTTCCAGACCCCTCTGATCGCCCTCGCCCCGGCCGCCATCAGTGTGCTCGAGCAGCGTCACCCGCAGCTGCGGATCGAGCTGGCCCAGCGGGAGGTCGAGGGCGCCTACGAGGGACTGCTCGCCCATCGCTTCGAGGTAATCCTGGGGGAGGACTACCCGGGCGGGCAACGGGTGGTGCGACGGGGCACCGACCGGGAAGGACTGCTGCGCGACCCTATGCTGCTGGTGCTGCCCGACCACGGTCCGTGGTCGCGGGCGCGGACCATCGCGGACCTGGCCGACGCCCCGTGGGCACTGGACCCCGAAGGTGCCCGCACCGGGATCTGGGAGCGCACCTACCTGCGCACGGCCGGCGTCGAACCGTGGGTCCGCTTCGACACCCCGGATCCGCTGCTGCAGGTCCACCTGGTCCGCTCCGGGCACGCCGTCGCCTTCGTCCCGGGGATCATCGCCTCCGAACATCTCGGCGGCACCCGCCCGGTGCGTCTGCCCGGCGATCCCCATCGCTCGCTCTACACCGCGGCCCGGGCAGGCGCCGCCTCCCACCCCTCCCTGCTGGCCTTCCGGGCCGCACTCCTCGAGGCCGGCGGGATGGTCACGGAGCTGCAGGGCCTCGAGCGTCTCGCCGCGTGA